From Cognatishimia activa, one genomic window encodes:
- the dprA gene encoding DNA-processing protein DprA, producing the protein MTDVPHSSIHPQLPPTTEEDRFLWLRLLRSRRVGPTTFFRLLNEHGSIAEAFATLPEVAAQAGVEDYEPCSEEIAAAEFIAAQKFGAEPLFHGGPSYPKDLYDLPDAPPLLWSKGDTSLLTRSKIALVGSRNASSLGTRMARGLADELGSNDHVIVSGLARGIDTAAHLAALKTGTIAVFPAGIDVIYPVENTELARQIQAQGLILSEQPMGLHPRARHFPIRNRIISGLSQAVVVVEAAAKSGSLITARNALDQGRDVLAVPGHPIETRASGCNLLIRDGATLVRSASDVIEALAPIAPAPKQAEFRLEATQPAAEPASLRDTTDLHRQIIDRVSQAPVAEDRLIRDLNSPTHIATSAVVDLELAGQIARTESGLLRRN; encoded by the coding sequence ATGACGGACGTTCCACATTCTTCCATTCACCCCCAACTCCCACCGACCACGGAAGAAGATAGATTTCTCTGGCTTCGCCTCTTGCGTTCCCGCCGCGTGGGGCCAACTACTTTTTTCCGACTGCTAAATGAACATGGCTCGATCGCCGAAGCATTTGCAACCCTTCCGGAAGTGGCGGCACAGGCTGGTGTGGAAGACTATGAACCGTGTTCAGAAGAGATTGCGGCAGCAGAGTTTATCGCTGCGCAAAAATTCGGGGCTGAGCCACTTTTTCATGGCGGCCCGTCATACCCTAAAGACCTTTACGATTTGCCAGATGCGCCCCCTTTGCTTTGGTCTAAGGGCGATACCTCATTGCTTACTCGATCTAAGATTGCCCTGGTTGGTTCACGGAATGCATCCTCACTTGGGACGCGCATGGCCCGAGGTCTGGCCGATGAATTAGGTTCGAATGATCATGTCATTGTCAGCGGGCTGGCGCGTGGGATTGACACAGCCGCCCATCTCGCAGCTCTAAAAACAGGGACCATAGCCGTATTTCCCGCTGGTATCGATGTGATCTACCCCGTAGAAAACACTGAGCTTGCCCGCCAAATCCAAGCACAGGGTCTGATCTTGTCGGAACAGCCAATGGGCCTTCATCCCAGAGCACGCCATTTCCCGATCCGCAACCGTATCATTTCTGGCCTGTCTCAGGCTGTGGTCGTGGTCGAGGCCGCAGCAAAGTCAGGATCGCTCATCACAGCAAGAAACGCTCTCGATCAAGGACGCGATGTTCTGGCGGTTCCAGGTCACCCCATCGAGACACGCGCCTCGGGCTGCAACCTTTTGATTCGGGATGGAGCAACACTTGTGAGGTCGGCGTCTGATGTCATAGAGGCGCTCGCACCAATCGCCCCTGCCCCGAAACAAGCTGAATTCAGGCTGGAGGCCACTCAGCCAGCAGCCGAACCCGCCTCGCTTCGTGATACAACAGACCTGCATCGTCAGATCATCGATCGTGTCTCACAGGCGCCCGTCGCGGAAGATCGGTTGATAAGAGACCTGAATTCACCCACTCATATCGCCACTTCTGCCGTCGTTGATTTAGAACTCGCCGGACAAATTGCTCGCACAGAAAGTGGGCTTTTGCGCCGCAACTGA